A portion of the Lathamus discolor isolate bLatDis1 chromosome 5, bLatDis1.hap1, whole genome shotgun sequence genome contains these proteins:
- the THBD gene encoding thrombomodulin: MRRLPLPLPLLLAGLGLGLGLGGEAEPGGPSGAQCLEHDCFGVFWSALPFAEAGAECQRGGGHLMTVRSTVAEDAIALLLQNRSGNLWLGLRLGLPCTEPTQRLRGFQWVTGDRSTDYSNWAPSGRQCGEFCVTVSRELRWEERPCEAPADGFLCEYNYWGSCPRLPPADGLPVVYSTPFGASGGDFLALPPGSAADIAALGLELHCEEDGESGRLRWGRPELGPWSCRLDNGGCDGACEEDSGQARCSCPEGKVLSGNERGCRSPCAGAPCQHHCVVAGSTFVCMCEAGYLLAADGSSCEDDDDCAVVPSVCEQVCVNTEGGFECHCHRGYTMVDGHCQALPMSRCYKAPCEQQCEEVPDGYRCGCFPGYAVDPRVPTHCVLHCNRSQCPAKCDPYTLSCECPEGFVLDNSQVCMDIDECDMNFCQHNCTNYPGGFECHCSAGYRLVDQTDCIEILGEDGEGAYSGDFGPGPQLPVPSRTPPKAERLHPGALVGITVGVLSAALALLALAYHLARRCCRAPATMDYKCNCPHEKEMGLQPVTSGCAAASQKL, translated from the coding sequence ATGCGGCGGCTcccgctgccgctgccgctgctgctggccgggctggggctggggctggggctcggGGGGGAAGCGGAGCCCGGAGGCCCCTCGGGAGCGCAGTGCCTGGAGCACGATTGCTTCGGGGTGTTCTGGTCGGCGCTGCCGTTCGCGGAGGCCGGCGCGGAGTGCCAGCGGGGCGGCGGGCACCTCATGACCGTCCGGTCCACCGTGGCGGAGGACGCGATcgctttgctgctgcagaaccGGAGCGGGAACCTGTGGCTGGGGCTGCGCCTCGGGCTGCCCTGCACCGAACCGACCCAGCGCCTCCGCGGCTTCCAGTGGGTGACCGGCGACCGCAGCACCGATTACTCCAACTGGGCGCCGTCGGGGCGGCAGTGCGGGGAGTTCTGCGTGACCGTGTCGAGGGAGCTGCGCTGGGAGGAGCGGCCCTGCGAGGCTCCCGCCGACGGCTTCCTCTGCGAGTACAACTACTGGGGGAGCTGCCCGCGGCTGCCGCCCGCCGACGGGCTCCCCGTCGTGTACAGCACCCCGTTCGGGGCCAGCGGCGGCGACTTCCTGGCTCTGCCGCCCGGCAGCGCGGCCGACATCGCGGCcttggggctggagctgcactgCGAGGAGGACGGGGAGAGCGGGAGGCTGCGCTGGGGCCGGCCGGAGCTGGGGCCCTGGTCTTGCCGCTTGGACAACGGGGGCTGCGACGGGGCGTGCGAGGAGGACAGCGGGCAGGCGCGGTGCTCCTGCCCCGAGGGCAAAGTGCTGAGCGGCAACGAGCGCGGGTGCCGCTCGCCCTGCGCCGGAGCCCCGTGCCAGCACCACTGCGTGGTGGCCGGCTCCACCTTCGTCTGCATGTGCGAGGCCGGGTACCTCTTGGCCGCCGACGGCAGCAGCTGCGAGGACGACGACGACTGCGCCGTGGTGCCCAGCGTGTGCGAGCAGGTCTGTGTCAACACCGAGGGCGGCTTCGAGTGCCACTGCCACCGCGGGTACACGATGGTGGACGGGCACTGCCAGGCGCTGCCCATGTCCCGCTGCTACAAAGCCCCCTGCGAGCAGCAGTGCGAGGAGGTGCCCGACGGGTACCGCTGCGGCTGCTTCCCCGGCTACGCCGTTGACCCCCGGGTGCCCACCCACTGCGTGCTGCACTGCAATCGCAGCCAGTGCCCGGCCAAGTGCGACCCTTACACCCTGTCCTGCGAGTGCCCCGAAGGCTTCGTGCTGGACAACAGCCAGGTCTGCATGGACATCGACGAGTGCGACATGAACTTCTGCCAGCACAACTGCACCAACTACCCCGGCGGCTTCGAGTGCCACTGCTCCGCCGGCTACCGGCTCGTGGACCAGACTGACTGCATTGAGATCCtgggggaggatggggaaggagcCTACTCAGGGGATTTCGGGCCCGGACCCCAGCTGCCTGTGCCCAGCCGGACCCCACCGAAGGCAGAACGCCTTCACCCCGGTGCCCTGGTGGGTATCACTGTGGGTGTCCTCTCCGCagcgctggctctgctggcccTGGCCTACCATCTGgccaggaggtgctgcagggccCCCGCCACCATGGATTACAAGTGCAATTGTCCCCATGAAAAGGAGATGGGACTTCAGCCGGTCACCTCGGGGTGCGCAGCAGCCAGCCAGAAGCTGTAG